A window from Lactiplantibacillus pentosus encodes these proteins:
- a CDS encoding MogA/MoaB family molybdenum cofactor biosynthesis protein, which yields MTRACILTVSDTRDLRTDKSGKLIASQLESHGVTVMARHVVIDDIVDIQQQFLAFEQLGPDLIVTNGGTGIAQRDVTIAALTPLLPTMIPGFGEAFRELSFEEIGTRALASKAEAGFNVRNQLCYCLPGSTNACRTALDQLILPEFEHLLYERHK from the coding sequence ATGACTCGTGCTTGTATTTTGACCGTCAGCGATACCCGCGACTTGCGAACGGATAAGTCTGGAAAATTGATTGCCTCACAGCTTGAAAGCCATGGGGTCACTGTCATGGCACGTCACGTCGTCATTGATGACATCGTAGACATTCAGCAGCAATTCCTGGCCTTTGAACAACTCGGACCCGACCTGATCGTCACGAATGGCGGTACTGGCATTGCGCAACGCGATGTGACGATTGCCGCACTGACACCGTTACTGCCTACTATGATTCCAGGCTTTGGTGAAGCCTTCCGCGAGCTGTCGTTTGAAGAAATCGGCACCCGGGCGCTAGCTTCTAAGGCCGAAGCTGGTTTCAACGTGCGCAACCAGCTCTGCTACTGCCTACCAGGGTCTACTAATGCCTGTCGCACGGCCCTGGATCAATTGATCTTACCTGAATTTGAACACCTACTATATGAACGTCACAAATAA